CGTGTGACAGGCAAAGATGTGAAAATGGGACTGACAGAAACAAGCTTGGCAATCATTCCAGGAGCCGGTGGAACACAGCGCCTACCGCGAATTATCGGGGAAGCAAAAGCGATGGAGCTTATCTTGACTGCTCGCCGTTTTTCTGGCGAAGAGGCTTATGGTTTTGGCTTGATTACAAGATTAGTAGATGAACCCTCCCATGCCCTTGATGGAGCGATGGAGCTTGCGCAGGAAATGTTAAAGAATGGCCCGGTTGCTGTGCAGCAGGCGAAGTTTGCCATTCGCCAAGGAATGGGAGTGGATATGCAAACAGGCTTGCAAATCGAACGTAAAGCATATGAAGTAATCATACCGACAGAGGATCGCGTGGAAGCCTTAGTTGCGTTTGGCGAAAAGCGTGCGCCAGAGTTTAAGGGCAAATAGATTTTTAAAAGTCTCTCTCTTCTTTAGGAAGGGGGAGTTTTTTTGCGATTAAGATAGAATATAATACTGTTGATTTCCGTTCCATGCGCTTCGCTTGCCTGCGGGCGGTCCGTGAGCCTCCTCAGGCTTCGCCTTCCGGGGTCTCACCTGTCCCTTCCTCCCGCGGGCGTCTGCGCGCCTTCCACTTCAATCAACAAGGTGACTTCTTTGAACCTAAGTTTCAAAAACCTTCTAATTGAGTTACCCGAA
This window of the Sutcliffiella horikoshii genome carries:
- a CDS encoding enoyl-CoA hydratase-related protein translates to MNYIAVEVKDHVATVTLNRPDAMNAFNYDMLVELGNVAEELRTNADVRVVVITASGEKAFSVGADLKERRGLTEQQVRRNVYKIGDVFNRIADLPQPTIAAINGYAFGGGMELLLACDFRVTGKDVKMGLTETSLAIIPGAGGTQRLPRIIGEAKAMELILTARRFSGEEAYGFGLITRLVDEPSHALDGAMELAQEMLKNGPVAVQQAKFAIRQGMGVDMQTGLQIERKAYEVIIPTEDRVEALVAFGEKRAPEFKGK